From the genome of Schaalia dentiphila ATCC 17982, one region includes:
- a CDS encoding glycosyltransferase family 4 protein translates to MRIAYICADPGIPVFGTKGASVHIQDVVRELVRRGHDVEIHAVRMGDRVPADLADVPTVEYPLDADGAGDRERAQAQASRAIAQRVAKSAPDLVWERYSLFSTALASLAKGSGVRGILEVNAPLIEEQRRHRRLDDEAGARSALVEQAGAARAIICVSDPVRAWVEEMTGTERAHTVPNGVDTKRITPVTEEAGRVVVTFVGTLKPWHGVEHLIGARALASSPWDLRIIGDGPQREALEEAARAAGVDVDFRGTVAPHEVPSHLEGSAIAVAPYPAPADEADHYFSPLKVYEYMAAGLPVVASALGQIPVALLGCGVLVPPSDTAALARAIDALAQDPERRTELGAQARLAAEERHSWAGVVGRVLELVEA, encoded by the coding sequence ATGCGTATCGCCTACATCTGCGCGGACCCCGGCATCCCGGTTTTCGGAACCAAGGGAGCCTCCGTCCACATCCAGGACGTCGTGCGCGAGCTCGTGCGCCGCGGCCACGACGTCGAGATCCACGCTGTGCGCATGGGGGACCGTGTCCCCGCCGACCTGGCCGACGTGCCTACCGTCGAGTACCCGCTCGATGCGGACGGCGCGGGCGACCGCGAGCGCGCCCAGGCCCAGGCCTCGCGCGCGATCGCACAGCGCGTTGCGAAGAGCGCCCCGGACCTCGTGTGGGAGCGCTACTCGCTGTTCTCCACGGCGCTCGCGTCCCTCGCGAAGGGCAGTGGTGTGCGCGGGATCCTCGAGGTGAACGCGCCCCTCATCGAGGAGCAGCGTCGTCATCGTCGCCTGGATGACGAGGCCGGAGCGCGCTCCGCGCTCGTGGAGCAGGCGGGTGCGGCGCGTGCGATCATCTGCGTGTCGGACCCGGTGCGCGCCTGGGTGGAGGAGATGACGGGCACGGAGCGTGCCCACACCGTCCCCAACGGCGTCGACACGAAACGGATCACTCCCGTGACGGAGGAGGCCGGCCGCGTGGTCGTCACCTTCGTGGGCACGCTCAAGCCCTGGCACGGGGTGGAGCACCTCATCGGGGCGCGCGCCCTGGCCTCGTCCCCGTGGGACCTGCGCATCATTGGTGACGGTCCCCAGCGCGAGGCTCTCGAGGAGGCGGCGCGCGCAGCCGGCGTGGACGTGGATTTCCGCGGTACCGTCGCTCCGCACGAGGTTCCCTCCCACCTGGAGGGTTCCGCCATCGCGGTCGCACCCTACCCGGCGCCCGCAGACGAGGCCGACCACTATTTCTCGCCCCTGAAGGTTTATGAGTACATGGCGGCCGGCCTGCCCGTCGTCGCCAGCGCGCTCGGACAGATCCCCGTGGCCCTACTGGGCTGCGGCGTCCTCGTGCCGCCGTCCGATACGGCTGCGCTCGCTCGTGCGATTGACGCCCTCGCTCAGGACCCGGAACGTCGCACCGAGCTGGGTGCGCAGGCTCGTCTCGCCGCCGAGGAACGCCACTCGTGGGCGGGCGTTGTGGGGCGCGTGCTTGAGCTGGTGGAGGCCTGA
- a CDS encoding S8 family peptidase, whose amino-acid sequence MLALAGSALGATPTQADDRQITAADQAYFSYYHLDAAREKGYTGKGVTVALIDGKVDTSVPELAGANIIDKTPCTVNSSSEHTNHGTGIASLLVSRDYGVVPDATLLSYQSHDSSSTVEHDCQLAAKIPLIGLPSLINHAINDGASIISFSASSREHENNLKWAIARAMSQGVIITAAAGNAGKDENDTSLSWWSGVVGVSAIDDKGKFASYSSWGQGVTTAAVGGPFVERLISDGKIGTTQGTSYSAPIVAGALAQARAKWPNATANQLLQLLVNTAVGHENGWNQYGGYGAANLGGMLNTDPTQYPDENPLADKGGGTSPTPAEVQQYADGLVDPTEIAYDNSYAYRGLDESQVTNKDNTYPIHLGTSPRFHRK is encoded by the coding sequence GTGCTTGCTTTGGCAGGCAGCGCATTGGGAGCTACCCCTACGCAAGCGGACGACCGTCAGATCACGGCCGCCGACCAAGCCTATTTCTCGTACTACCACCTCGACGCCGCGCGAGAAAAGGGCTACACGGGAAAGGGAGTTACCGTCGCGCTCATTGATGGAAAAGTTGATACCTCCGTCCCCGAGTTGGCAGGAGCAAACATTATTGACAAGACTCCCTGTACGGTCAATTCAAGTTCTGAACACACAAACCACGGAACGGGTATAGCCTCCCTTCTAGTTTCTCGTGACTACGGAGTCGTTCCCGACGCGACACTTCTTTCCTACCAGAGCCACGACTCTTCAAGCACAGTTGAGCACGATTGTCAGCTTGCGGCAAAGATCCCTCTTATCGGTCTCCCTTCGCTAATTAATCACGCTATAAATGATGGCGCATCCATCATCAGTTTCTCGGCATCGAGTCGAGAACATGAGAACAATCTGAAGTGGGCGATAGCCCGGGCCATGAGTCAGGGAGTCATTATTACCGCTGCAGCGGGTAATGCGGGAAAGGACGAAAATGATACCTCCCTATCCTGGTGGTCTGGCGTTGTCGGGGTCTCTGCTATTGATGACAAAGGAAAGTTTGCTTCTTACTCATCGTGGGGCCAGGGAGTGACAACTGCAGCGGTTGGTGGACCATTTGTTGAACGCTTAATATCTGACGGCAAAATCGGCACTACCCAGGGCACCTCTTATTCCGCCCCCATTGTTGCTGGAGCTCTCGCTCAGGCACGTGCAAAGTGGCCCAACGCCACCGCAAACCAGCTCCTACAGCTACTCGTCAACACAGCTGTCGGTCACGAAAACGGTTGGAATCAATACGGCGGATACGGCGCAGCAAACCTCGGTGGGATGCTGAACACCGATCCGACCCAGTACCCCGACGAGAATCCGCTGGCCGACAAGGGGGGCGGTACCAGCCCCACCCCCGCAGAGGTCCAGCAGTACGCCGACGGGCTCGTCGATCCCACCGAAATCGCCTACGACAATTCCTACGCCTACCGAGGCCTCGACGAATCACAGGTCACCAACAAAGACAACACCTACCCCATCCACTTGGGTACCAGCCCGAGGTTCCATAGAAAGTAG
- a CDS encoding glycosyltransferase: MTRIGYVLKVYPRFSETFVVTEMLARQDMGQDQRIYALRPTTDTRFHPEIAYVEAPVSWVPRPRKASEMWNILTSGLADEEMRTRFAALMPAIASLPADVVAQGIALALAAREDGITHLHAHFASLAGRTAWIASSLSGIPFTVTTHAKDIYHESVDVDLLRRICADAAQVIAISQYNMDYLERLLEGTGARLVLQRNALELARFSYRDPEPATGTLRVVAVGRLVEKKGFADLIDALAILRDQGVAVDASIIGEGDLKDDLARRIEERGLTASCRLCGARTQSEVREALEGADVFVAPCIPGSDGNIDGLPTVILESMAVGTPVVATVVTAIPEVIINGRSGVLVPPGSPESIAQALADIASGATPVVELARGARALIEEHYDSRRQASALARLESDEETL, encoded by the coding sequence ATGACCCGCATCGGCTACGTCCTCAAGGTGTACCCCCGCTTCTCCGAGACCTTCGTGGTCACCGAGATGCTCGCCCGCCAAGACATGGGCCAGGACCAGCGTATCTACGCGCTGCGTCCGACCACCGACACACGCTTCCACCCCGAGATTGCGTACGTCGAGGCACCCGTAAGCTGGGTGCCGCGCCCCCGCAAGGCCTCCGAGATGTGGAACATCCTCACCTCCGGCCTCGCCGACGAGGAGATGCGCACCCGCTTCGCCGCTCTCATGCCGGCCATCGCTTCGTTGCCTGCCGACGTCGTCGCCCAGGGCATCGCGCTCGCCCTCGCTGCACGCGAGGACGGCATCACCCACCTGCACGCCCACTTCGCTTCCCTGGCCGGGCGGACCGCCTGGATCGCCTCGTCCCTGAGCGGCATCCCCTTCACGGTCACCACACACGCCAAGGACATCTACCACGAGTCCGTCGACGTTGACCTGCTGCGCCGCATCTGCGCGGACGCCGCCCAGGTCATTGCGATCTCGCAGTACAACATGGACTACCTCGAGCGCTTGCTAGAGGGCACGGGCGCGCGCCTCGTCCTGCAGCGCAACGCCCTCGAACTGGCCCGCTTTTCCTACCGCGACCCCGAGCCCGCCACGGGCACGCTGCGCGTCGTCGCGGTGGGGCGCCTCGTCGAAAAGAAGGGCTTCGCGGACCTCATCGACGCGCTCGCGATCCTGCGAGATCAAGGCGTGGCGGTCGATGCCTCGATCATCGGCGAGGGAGACCTCAAGGACGACCTCGCCAGGCGCATCGAGGAGCGAGGCCTCACCGCCTCGTGCCGCCTGTGCGGGGCGCGCACCCAAAGCGAGGTGCGTGAAGCTCTTGAGGGTGCCGACGTGTTCGTCGCCCCCTGCATCCCCGGCTCGGACGGCAACATCGACGGCCTGCCCACCGTCATCCTCGAATCCATGGCCGTGGGCACACCCGTCGTGGCCACCGTCGTCACCGCGATTCCCGAGGTCATCATCAACGGCCGCTCGGGTGTCCTCGTTCCCCCGGGCTCCCCGGAATCGATCGCGCAGGCGCTCGCGGACATCGCCTCCGGTGCCACCCCCGTCGTGGAGCTGGCGCGTGGGGCGCGCGCGCTCATCGAGGAGCACTACGACTCGCGCCGCCAGGCATCTGCCCTTGCCCGCCTTGAAAGTGATGAGGAGACCCTCTGA
- a CDS encoding phosphotransferase, which translates to MSANLSDALSLFLDSLRLSEAVDASRVATRVRIKPGVSISASLADADGLPVGWARLLWPDAVAKGEKSAAKAQRRNLPTSSRILEDGPWLQWGDIVSDPDLMVHIGRAQASGIVEPRTWQVLRHNPLRRLVARSGGMVVRIQATEDAHVRGLDAFLSAVVPVPERLDEGSDPNVSVLADAGGFDLSQSAGTAGQVHAWHEEAGELFARLHAAVPSAHLAQSMGAPTSSTRHTLAVHARIISELNAVLGARIEALADTAPEPEEAPLVPIHADATPDQVLVSADGTVLLTDFDRARMGAASLDVASYMVSADPECAEAFARGYERAGGRLPTGTELSAARIHARALKLADPLREARPDWAQHIDHTLTLIEEESACL; encoded by the coding sequence ATGAGCGCGAACCTGTCGGATGCACTGTCCCTCTTCCTCGACTCCTTGCGCCTGTCCGAGGCCGTGGACGCTTCCCGGGTCGCCACCCGCGTGCGCATCAAGCCCGGGGTATCCATCAGTGCCTCGCTCGCCGACGCTGACGGTCTTCCGGTTGGTTGGGCTCGCCTGCTGTGGCCGGATGCGGTCGCGAAGGGCGAGAAGAGCGCCGCCAAGGCCCAGCGCCGAAACCTACCCACCTCCTCGCGCATACTCGAAGACGGCCCGTGGCTCCAGTGGGGCGACATAGTCTCCGACCCGGACCTGATGGTCCACATCGGGCGCGCCCAGGCCTCGGGCATCGTCGAACCACGCACGTGGCAGGTGTTACGCCACAACCCCCTGCGCCGCCTTGTCGCGCGCAGTGGCGGTATGGTCGTGCGCATCCAGGCCACCGAGGACGCACACGTGCGCGGCCTTGACGCCTTTCTGAGCGCGGTCGTTCCCGTGCCCGAGCGCCTGGATGAGGGCAGCGATCCGAACGTGAGTGTCTTGGCCGACGCCGGGGGATTCGACCTGTCCCAGAGCGCCGGCACAGCCGGGCAGGTACACGCCTGGCACGAGGAAGCGGGAGAGCTCTTCGCCCGTCTCCACGCCGCCGTTCCCTCCGCGCACCTCGCCCAGAGCATGGGAGCTCCCACGTCCTCGACCCGTCACACCCTCGCTGTGCACGCCCGCATCATCTCCGAGCTCAACGCCGTCCTCGGAGCTCGGATTGAGGCGCTCGCGGACACGGCCCCCGAGCCGGAGGAAGCGCCCCTCGTGCCCATCCACGCGGACGCCACGCCCGACCAGGTGCTCGTGTCCGCGGATGGGACCGTGCTGCTCACCGACTTTGACCGCGCACGCATGGGGGCCGCCTCGCTCGACGTGGCCTCGTACATGGTCAGCGCCGATCCCGAGTGTGCCGAGGCCTTCGCGCGCGGATACGAGCGGGCGGGAGGACGCCTGCCCACGGGCACCGAACTGAGCGCCGCACGCATCCACGCCCGCGCTCTCAAACTCGCCGACCCCCTGCGCGAGGCCCGCCCCGACTGGGCTCAGCACATCGACCACACCCTCACGCTCATCGAGGAGGAAAGCGCATGTCTCTAA
- a CDS encoding glycosyltransferase family protein produces the protein MTPPLSVLLYSHDSQGLGHVKRNLALAHHIAARIAGEAVRGLIVSGLAHNPLFTLPEGFDWLALPGIAKKNGAYVPRRLSGSLSDTLALRSALLESALVAFSPDLVVVDRHPLGVGRELEAPLRALKRSRPQARVVLGLRDILDEPTVAAREWADLGGASILDGLIDQVWIFGDPSIHDATSTGEVPAALASRAIFTGYLADGRTDVDPHPGPIKRPFVLTTVGGGSDGGRIVEAAAGARMPEGHDHLVVAGPQLDDASMERARSLAGPTTTVVRTCPGLAHRIREAAAVISMGGYNTVCEILAADTPALIVPREVPRLEQTIRARALAGAHLIDTLSQADATPEALSRWLNGAVTTRTDRSRIARGGLAAAAHAAMTLIAPANDGDLQ, from the coding sequence TTGACACCGCCACTGTCAGTGCTCCTCTACAGCCACGATTCCCAGGGCTTGGGGCACGTGAAGCGCAACCTTGCTCTCGCGCATCACATTGCCGCGCGCATCGCCGGGGAAGCGGTGCGCGGACTCATCGTCTCCGGCCTGGCCCACAACCCGCTGTTCACCCTGCCCGAGGGCTTCGACTGGCTGGCCCTGCCCGGCATCGCGAAAAAGAATGGTGCGTACGTTCCCCGCCGCCTGTCCGGTTCGCTCTCCGATACCCTCGCTCTGCGCTCGGCCCTCCTCGAGTCCGCTCTCGTGGCCTTTTCCCCCGACCTCGTCGTCGTTGACCGCCACCCGCTGGGCGTGGGCCGCGAACTTGAGGCCCCGCTGCGCGCCCTCAAGCGCTCCCGCCCCCAGGCACGCGTCGTCCTGGGGCTGCGTGACATCCTCGACGAACCCACCGTGGCCGCGCGGGAATGGGCCGACCTGGGAGGTGCCTCGATCCTGGACGGCCTGATCGACCAGGTGTGGATCTTCGGCGATCCCTCCATCCACGACGCGACCTCGACGGGGGAGGTACCCGCCGCCCTCGCGTCCCGTGCGATCTTCACCGGCTATCTGGCCGACGGCCGCACCGACGTGGATCCCCACCCCGGCCCGATCAAGCGCCCCTTCGTGCTGACGACGGTCGGAGGAGGCTCCGATGGCGGGCGCATCGTCGAGGCCGCGGCTGGCGCCCGCATGCCCGAGGGACACGACCACCTCGTCGTCGCCGGACCCCAGCTCGACGACGCGAGCATGGAACGCGCCCGCTCCCTGGCCGGCCCCACGACCACCGTCGTGCGCACATGCCCGGGCCTGGCCCACCGCATCCGCGAGGCCGCCGCCGTCATCTCCATGGGGGGATACAACACGGTCTGCGAAATCCTCGCCGCCGACACCCCCGCCCTCATCGTCCCGCGTGAGGTTCCGCGCCTCGAACAGACCATCCGCGCCCGGGCGCTCGCGGGCGCCCACCTCATCGACACCCTCAGCCAGGCCGACGCCACGCCCGAGGCGTTGTCCCGCTGGCTGAACGGTGCCGTCACCACGCGGACCGACCGGTCCCGCATCGCCCGCGGGGGCCTCGCCGCCGCCGCGCACGCCGCTATGACTCTGATCGCCCCCGCCAACGATGGAGACCTCCAATGA
- a CDS encoding glucose PTS transporter subunit IIA, with product MSNTAQEILDAVGGPGNITHFTHCATRLRFELNDASVVDKDRVEAIDGVLGAVPQSGDRYQIVIGGAVQSVFNEINNLPSMKPGAAASNNDVKAAARAKARGKNAIVDAFFEYLSDSFRPLLPVLLGASLILAFLAVLEAFGVVDTHADVIPAWLGYVNSMWRAVFYFLPAMVAYNASKKLDIDPWVGTAVILSLLTPNFIGLSNASSFTETTCTTTALGSEQCVTQIGSLPLQLSDYGGQVFVPLLMVPILALLYKGLKRIIPSNIQMVFVPFISFIIIMPLTAFLIGPLSIWIGNGLGGGLAWLNGHAPILFAIIIPIIYPFLVPLGLHWPLNALQLANIAATGSDFIQGPMGAWNFACFGATAGVLFLSIRDRDTDMRQTASGALAAGLFGGISEPSLYGIHLRFKRIYPLMLTGCVVGGLVIGIGGGAITHTFVFTSLLTIPVFSPMSVYGLGIAAAFFTAFLMVVFFDYRTKEQKAEVRAKKSLLADDAPAAAPAAAPVAEASPAFSDEAKADLTLTSPMAGTTVALSDVADEAFAAGALGPGIAVSPAAGAVVVAPCDGKVSVAFPTGHAYGIKSASGVQVLIHIGMDTVKLEGKGFTPRVAKGDVVKRGDVLAEVDWDVIREAGYDTITPMVVTNKKKFGEITPAAPGPVGISDTVVTVSPKEA from the coding sequence GTGTCCAACACGGCACAGGAAATCCTCGATGCGGTCGGTGGTCCCGGCAACATCACCCATTTCACCCACTGCGCGACGCGTCTGCGCTTCGAACTCAACGACGCATCGGTCGTCGACAAGGACCGAGTCGAGGCCATTGACGGCGTTCTCGGTGCCGTCCCGCAGTCCGGCGATCGCTACCAGATCGTTATCGGCGGTGCCGTGCAGTCGGTCTTCAACGAGATCAACAACCTGCCGTCGATGAAGCCGGGAGCCGCAGCCTCGAACAACGACGTCAAGGCCGCCGCCCGCGCGAAGGCGCGCGGCAAGAACGCCATCGTTGACGCTTTCTTCGAGTACCTGTCGGACTCATTCCGCCCGCTGCTGCCCGTCCTCCTCGGCGCCTCCCTGATCCTGGCGTTCCTCGCGGTTCTTGAAGCCTTTGGCGTCGTTGATACGCACGCAGATGTTATCCCCGCGTGGCTGGGCTACGTGAACTCCATGTGGAGGGCAGTCTTCTACTTCCTGCCCGCAATGGTCGCCTACAACGCCTCCAAGAAGCTGGACATCGATCCTTGGGTTGGCACGGCCGTCATCCTGTCGCTGCTCACCCCCAACTTCATCGGCCTGAGCAATGCGTCCTCCTTCACTGAGACGACCTGTACGACGACCGCGCTCGGCTCCGAGCAGTGCGTCACCCAGATCGGCTCCCTGCCCCTGCAGCTGTCTGACTACGGCGGCCAGGTCTTCGTGCCGCTGCTGATGGTGCCGATCCTCGCCCTGCTCTACAAGGGATTGAAGAGGATCATCCCCTCGAACATCCAGATGGTGTTCGTCCCCTTCATCTCCTTCATCATTATCATGCCTCTCACTGCCTTCCTGATCGGCCCCCTGTCGATCTGGATCGGTAACGGCCTGGGCGGCGGCCTGGCCTGGCTCAACGGCCACGCCCCCATCCTCTTCGCGATCATCATCCCAATCATCTACCCCTTCCTCGTGCCGCTGGGCCTGCACTGGCCTCTCAACGCCCTGCAGCTGGCCAACATCGCCGCGACGGGTTCGGACTTCATCCAGGGCCCCATGGGCGCGTGGAACTTCGCCTGCTTCGGTGCCACGGCCGGCGTGCTCTTCCTGTCGATCCGTGACCGCGACACCGACATGCGCCAGACCGCGTCGGGTGCTCTCGCCGCCGGCCTCTTCGGCGGCATCTCCGAGCCGTCCCTGTACGGCATCCACCTGCGCTTCAAGCGCATCTACCCGCTCATGCTCACCGGCTGTGTCGTCGGTGGCCTGGTCATCGGCATCGGTGGCGGCGCGATCACGCACACCTTCGTGTTCACGTCGCTGCTGACGATCCCGGTCTTCTCGCCCATGTCCGTCTACGGCCTTGGTATTGCCGCCGCATTCTTCACCGCGTTCCTCATGGTTGTCTTCTTCGACTACCGCACGAAGGAGCAGAAGGCTGAGGTTCGCGCGAAGAAGTCCCTCCTCGCGGACGACGCCCCCGCGGCTGCTCCTGCCGCCGCTCCGGTGGCCGAGGCCTCTCCCGCGTTCAGCGACGAGGCGAAGGCTGACCTGACGCTCACCTCCCCCATGGCGGGCACGACGGTCGCGCTGTCGGACGTTGCCGACGAGGCCTTTGCCGCTGGCGCGCTCGGCCCCGGCATCGCGGTCTCCCCGGCCGCTGGCGCCGTGGTTGTTGCTCCGTGTGACGGCAAGGTGTCGGTTGCGTTCCCGACGGGCCACGCCTACGGCATCAAGTCCGCGTCCGGTGTCCAGGTGCTCATCCACATCGGCATGGACACCGTGAAGCTGGAGGGTAAGGGCTTCACGCCGCGCGTCGCCAAGGGCGACGTCGTCAAGCGCGGCGACGTCCTGGCTGAGGTTGACTGGGATGTCATCCGCGAGGCCGGCTACGACACGATCACCCCGATGGTCGTGACGAACAAGAAGAAGTTCGGCGAGATCACCCCGGCCGCCCCCGGCCCAGTGGGTATCAGTGACACGGTCGTGACTGTGTCCCCCAAGGAGGCGTGA
- a CDS encoding phosphotransferase family protein, translated as MSLITDVRSIEGIKRAWPARAGIAVELVDRRGRLRAGLATDAGVAMSLYACDPVLGTIPVGEGELVVHRHARRAVVVADRFVTKHVRKGGERIACNTAVAGRIYRSWGLAVADVTDWSSTALTYTRLPGRSLGDLGDEGLDGWKALARAWQPTRDAALEPHTGAHEARILARWAEQARISDTIGEDPRITEAVLDVSARLIEDIDTTHVVSHADLHDGQLLWDGTSLGVIDLDGARMAEPALDLMNLRAHAELHHLRGPLSAHSLDVVIGHIDDVASRMPTTRARLEAYLQASRLRLIFVHSFRPGASSWLGEWMDHALSAHSSTH; from the coding sequence ATGTCTCTAATCACCGACGTCCGATCGATCGAGGGGATCAAGCGTGCGTGGCCAGCACGCGCTGGCATCGCCGTCGAGCTCGTCGACCGACGCGGACGCCTGCGCGCGGGACTCGCCACCGATGCCGGCGTCGCCATGTCCCTGTACGCCTGCGACCCGGTCCTCGGGACCATTCCCGTGGGGGAAGGGGAGCTCGTCGTCCACCGCCACGCCCGACGCGCCGTCGTTGTTGCGGATCGCTTCGTCACCAAGCACGTGCGCAAGGGCGGGGAGCGCATCGCCTGCAACACGGCAGTCGCCGGTCGCATCTACCGCTCATGGGGACTGGCCGTCGCCGACGTGACGGATTGGTCGTCGACCGCTCTGACCTACACGCGTCTGCCCGGCCGCTCCCTCGGTGACCTCGGGGACGAGGGGCTGGACGGGTGGAAGGCTCTCGCTCGGGCCTGGCAGCCGACTCGAGACGCCGCCCTCGAACCCCACACCGGCGCCCACGAGGCGCGCATCCTCGCCCGATGGGCCGAGCAGGCGCGCATCTCCGACACCATCGGCGAAGACCCACGTATCACCGAGGCGGTCCTGGACGTGTCCGCCCGCCTCATTGAGGACATCGACACCACCCACGTCGTCTCCCATGCCGACCTGCACGACGGACAGCTCCTGTGGGACGGCACCAGCCTTGGCGTCATCGACCTGGACGGCGCCCGCATGGCCGAGCCCGCCCTCGACCTCATGAACCTGCGCGCCCACGCGGAACTGCACCACCTGCGCGGGCCCCTCAGCGCCCACAGCCTTGACGTCGTCATCGGGCACATCGATGACGTCGCGTCCCGCATGCCCACCACGCGGGCGCGCCTGGAGGCCTACCTGCAGGCCTCCCGACTGCGCCTCATCTTCGTCCATTCCTTCCGCCCCGGGGCGAGCTCCTGGCTGGGGGAATGGATGGACCACGCACTCTCCGCTCACTCGAGCACTCACTGA
- a CDS encoding ABC transporter ATP-binding protein, with product MAPISKKYNLGALSRTLRLVGPDVRPHRGLIAGGIVALLLDVVFRVMEPWPMKIVIDSVVEVALHRGEGPWSAAPMIVACAGLLVVIVGLRAASNYMATVCFALVGSRVAQSLRARVFRHVQGLSQQFHARNRSADTVQRIVGDVNRLQEVAITAGLPLLANTATLLVMVIVMVVLDPLLAVVVVVAVALFLFVSRGSSQRITAAARRTRKGEGQLANTAQESLASIPVVQAYGLEDYIAGRFGGANGKAVRQGVKSLRLAARLERSTDLLVGIATAIVLVGGGLRVLSGAMSVGDLVLFTSYLRTAMKPLRDMAKYTGRISRAGASGERVADLMEVRQDIVSAPGALHPAVIGGNLEFDRVVTEYDGVEILHSLSLSVREGERVAIIGPSGSGKSTLVSLAVRAQDPVSGRVLMGGYPLTDLTLAAVRSNVTLLHQDAVLFATTIRENIRLGREGATDEEIVAAAKAANAHDFIMEMPGGYDAEVGERGGTLSGGQRQRIAIARALLRDTPIIILDEATTGLDPESTGLVLDAIDGLVAGRTALAITHDPPVALRSSRVVWIEDGRVLLDGTPAQLLEESEAFREWAASATSASASTRGGDVR from the coding sequence ATGGCGCCGATCAGCAAGAAATACAACCTGGGGGCGCTGTCGCGGACCCTGCGCCTCGTGGGTCCCGACGTGCGTCCCCATCGCGGACTGATCGCCGGGGGCATTGTGGCTCTGCTCCTGGATGTCGTGTTCCGCGTCATGGAGCCCTGGCCGATGAAGATCGTCATCGACTCGGTCGTTGAGGTGGCGCTGCACCGCGGAGAAGGCCCGTGGTCTGCGGCCCCCATGATCGTCGCCTGCGCCGGGCTGCTGGTCGTTATCGTCGGCCTGCGTGCGGCCTCGAACTACATGGCCACGGTGTGCTTCGCGCTGGTGGGCTCGCGTGTCGCCCAGTCGTTGCGAGCCCGCGTGTTCCGCCACGTGCAGGGCCTGTCCCAGCAGTTTCACGCGCGCAACCGCAGCGCCGACACGGTCCAGCGCATCGTCGGTGACGTGAACCGGTTGCAGGAAGTGGCCATCACGGCCGGACTGCCGCTCCTGGCCAATACCGCGACGCTGCTCGTCATGGTCATCGTCATGGTGGTCCTCGACCCGCTGCTCGCGGTCGTGGTCGTTGTGGCCGTCGCGCTCTTCCTGTTCGTGTCGCGAGGCTCCTCCCAGCGCATCACCGCCGCCGCGCGGCGCACCCGCAAGGGGGAGGGCCAGCTGGCGAACACCGCCCAGGAGTCCCTGGCCTCGATCCCCGTCGTCCAGGCCTACGGATTGGAGGACTACATAGCCGGGCGCTTCGGCGGGGCAAACGGCAAGGCCGTCCGTCAGGGCGTGAAGTCCCTGCGCCTGGCCGCCCGCCTGGAGCGCTCCACGGACCTGCTCGTCGGCATCGCCACCGCGATCGTGCTCGTGGGCGGCGGCCTGCGCGTGCTCAGCGGCGCGATGAGCGTGGGCGACCTCGTCCTGTTCACCTCCTACCTGCGCACCGCCATGAAGCCTCTGCGCGACATGGCCAAGTACACGGGCCGAATCTCGCGCGCCGGCGCCTCGGGCGAGCGCGTCGCCGACCTCATGGAGGTCCGCCAGGACATCGTGAGCGCGCCCGGCGCCCTGCACCCCGCAGTCATCGGCGGCAACCTCGAGTTCGACCGCGTCGTCACCGAATACGACGGCGTCGAGATCCTGCACTCCCTGTCCCTGTCGGTGCGCGAGGGCGAGCGGGTCGCGATCATCGGCCCCTCCGGATCCGGAAAGTCCACGCTCGTGTCGCTCGCGGTGCGCGCCCAAGACCCCGTGAGCGGTCGCGTCCTCATGGGCGGATACCCGCTGACCGACCTCACCCTGGCGGCCGTGCGCTCGAACGTCACCCTGCTCCACCAGGACGCCGTGCTCTTCGCGACGACCATCCGCGAGAACATCCGCCTGGGCCGCGAGGGCGCCACCGACGAGGAGATCGTCGCCGCCGCAAAGGCCGCCAACGCCCACGACTTCATCATGGAGATGCCCGGCGGATACGACGCTGAGGTGGGCGAGCGCGGAGGCACGCTGTCGGGAGGCCAGCGCCAGCGCATCGCGATCGCCCGCGCCCTCCTGCGCGACACCCCGATCATCATCCTCGACGAGGCTACGACCGGCCTCGACCCCGAGTCCACTGGACTCGTCCTGGATGCCATCGACGGCCTCGTGGCAGGGCGCACCGCCCTGGCCATCACCCACGACCCGCCCGTCGCCCTGCGCTCGAGCCGCGTCGTGTGGATCGAAGACGGGCGCGTCCTCCTGGACGGTACGCCCGCCCAGCTCCTCGAGGAGTCCGAGGCCTTCCGCGAGTGGGCGGCCAGTGCGACGAGCGCCTCCGCGAGCACCCGAGGGGGTGACGTGCGATGA